The proteins below are encoded in one region of Citrobacter enshiensis:
- the hslO gene encoding Hsp33 family molecular chaperone HslO translates to MPQHDQLHRYLFENFAVRGELVTVSETLQQILENHSYPQPVKTVLAELLVATSLLTATLKFAGDITVQLQGDGPMSLAVINGNNNQQMRGVARVQGDIPENADLKALVGNGYLVITITPEEGERYQGVVGLEGDTLAACLEDYFQRSEQLPTRLFIRAGDIEGKPAAGGMLLQVMPAQNAQTDDFDHLAALTETIKTEELLTLPATDVLWRLYHEEEVTLYDPQDVEFKCTCSRERCAGALRTLPDEEVDSIISEEGEIDMHCDYCGSHYLFNAMDITEIRNNASPADPQVH, encoded by the coding sequence ATGCCGCAACACGACCAATTACACCGTTATCTGTTTGAAAACTTTGCCGTACGCGGCGAGCTGGTGACCGTATCGGAAACCCTGCAACAGATCCTCGAGAATCATAGTTATCCGCAGCCGGTGAAAACCGTGCTGGCCGAACTGCTGGTTGCGACCAGCCTGCTCACCGCAACGCTGAAATTTGCGGGTGATATTACCGTGCAACTGCAGGGTGACGGCCCGATGAGCCTGGCGGTGATCAACGGAAACAACAACCAACAGATGCGTGGCGTCGCCCGCGTTCAGGGTGACATTCCTGAAAATGCTGATCTGAAAGCGCTGGTCGGCAACGGTTATCTGGTCATCACCATCACGCCAGAAGAAGGTGAACGCTACCAGGGCGTGGTTGGTCTGGAAGGCGACACGCTGGCGGCATGCCTGGAAGACTATTTCCAGCGCTCTGAGCAGTTACCTACACGCCTGTTTATTCGCGCGGGCGACATCGAGGGTAAACCGGCGGCAGGCGGTATGCTGTTGCAGGTGATGCCTGCCCAGAACGCCCAGACAGATGATTTTGATCACCTGGCGGCGCTGACGGAAACCATCAAAACTGAAGAGCTGTTGACGCTGCCTGCGACCGATGTACTGTGGCGTCTGTATCACGAAGAAGAGGTCACGCTCTACGATCCGCAGGACGTTGAGTTTAAATGCACCTGTTCGCGTGAGCGTTGTGCGGGCGCGCTGAGAACACTGCCGGATGAAGAAGTCGACAGCATCATTTCTGAAGAAGGCGAGATCGATATGCACTGCGATTATTGCGGCAGCCACTATCTGTTCAACGCGATGGACATTACTGAGATCCGCAACAACGCGTCTCCAGCCGATCCGCAGGTCCATTAA
- the hslR gene encoding ribosome-associated heat shock protein Hsp15, producing MKEKPSVEVRLDKWLWAARFYKTRAIAREMVEGGKVHYNGQRSKPSKIVELNATLTLRQGNDARTVIIKAITEQRRPASEAVALYEETAESVEKREKVALARKLNALTMPHPDRRPDKKERRDLLRFKHGDSE from the coding sequence ATGAAAGAGAAACCCTCTGTTGAGGTCAGGCTGGATAAATGGCTGTGGGCTGCCCGTTTTTATAAAACCCGCGCCATCGCGCGTGAAATGGTGGAAGGCGGTAAAGTGCACTATAACGGGCAGCGCAGTAAGCCGAGTAAAATTGTCGAGCTGAACGCCACCCTGACGCTGCGCCAGGGTAATGACGCGCGCACGGTCATCATCAAAGCGATTACCGAGCAACGCCGCCCGGCAAGCGAAGCCGTCGCACTGTATGAAGAGACGGCAGAAAGCGTAGAAAAACGCGAAAAAGTCGCGCTGGCGCGTAAGCTTAATGCGTTGACCATGCCGCACCCGGACAGGCGCCCGGATAAAAAAGAACGCCGCGACCTGTTACGATTTAAACACGGCGACAGTGAGTGA
- the yrfG gene encoding GMP/IMP nucleotidase, with protein MHIDIAWQDVDTVLLDMDGTLLDLAFDNYFWQKLVPETYGAQHGISPQEAQEYIRQQYQDVQHTLNWYCLDYWSERLGLDICAMTTEQGPRAVLRDDTVPFLDALKANGKRRILLTNAHPHNLAVKLEHTGLDSHLDLLLSTHTFGYPKEDQRLWHAVAEETGMNAEKTLFIDDSEPILDAAAQFGIRYCLGVTNPDSGIAEKQYARHPSLNDYRRLIPSLM; from the coding sequence ATGCACATTGATATCGCCTGGCAGGACGTGGACACCGTTTTGTTGGATATGGACGGCACGCTGCTTGATCTCGCGTTCGATAACTATTTCTGGCAAAAACTGGTGCCGGAAACCTACGGCGCGCAGCACGGTATCTCTCCACAAGAAGCCCAGGAATATATTCGCCAGCAGTATCAAGACGTACAGCATACGTTAAACTGGTACTGCCTGGATTACTGGAGCGAACGGCTGGGGCTGGATATCTGCGCCATGACGACGGAACAGGGGCCGCGCGCCGTTCTGCGCGATGATACCGTTCCGTTTTTGGATGCGTTAAAAGCGAACGGTAAACGCCGTATTTTGCTCACCAATGCGCACCCACACAACCTGGCGGTGAAGCTGGAGCATACCGGTCTGGACTCACACCTTGATTTATTACTTTCTACCCACACATTTGGTTATCCCAAAGAGGATCAGCGGTTATGGCACGCTGTGGCTGAAGAGACGGGAATGAACGCGGAGAAAACGTTGTTTATCGATGACAGCGAGCCGATTCTCGACGCCGCCGCCCAATTTGGCATTCGTTACTGCCTCGGCGTGACCAATCCCGACTCCGGCATCGCGGAAAAGCAGTATGCTCGCCATCCGTCACTGAATGACTACCGCCGATTGATCCCCTCGCTGATGTGA